A genomic window from Synechococcus sp. CBW1107 includes:
- a CDS encoding DUF427 domain-containing protein has product MGISEPSSDRQPERVRDFPRPPALVPSKAWIQVRALGELLADTRRSLMVLETFHPPTPYLPPEDLRLDLLQPAAGRSFCEWKGLARYYDVVVGERRLERAVWSYPQPTAAFAAIAGWFAVYPALMDGCWLDGELVIPQPGGFYGGWITSQVEGPFKGDPDHPELI; this is encoded by the coding sequence ATGGGGATCAGCGAGCCGTCCAGCGACCGCCAGCCGGAGCGGGTCCGTGACTTTCCGCGACCCCCGGCGCTGGTCCCATCGAAGGCCTGGATTCAGGTGCGGGCCCTGGGGGAGCTGCTGGCGGACACTCGTCGCTCCCTGATGGTTCTCGAAACCTTCCATCCGCCCACCCCCTACCTGCCTCCGGAGGATCTGCGCCTGGATCTGCTGCAGCCCGCCGCGGGGCGCAGCTTCTGTGAATGGAAGGGCCTGGCTCGCTACTACGACGTAGTGGTGGGAGAGCGCCGCCTGGAGCGGGCTGTGTGGTCGTACCCACAACCCACGGCCGCTTTTGCCGCCATCGCCGGCTGGTTTGCGGTGTACCCGGCTCTGATGGATGGTTGCTGGCTGGACGGGGAACTGGTGATCCCCCAGCCCGGCGGCTTCTACGGAGGCTGGATCACCTCCCAGGTGGAGGGCCCCTTCAAAGGGGACCCTGACCATCCCGAGTTGATCTGA
- a CDS encoding rhomboid family intramembrane serine protease, with amino-acid sequence MTMVSMANPSPVRQRRGLDRVLSRLGGTAVIPLLILSVAWGQELIDQIFFAGTWNLPMLPGGSVLGVVTAPFSHADLGHLLGNSLWFLPLSWLVLLKSWHDYLAVWVGVYVMAIPVWLFSSNGSHGLSGVVFALVGYLIVIGFLERRPLPLLLSLFSLVSYGGFLPGLLPFFTPAGVSWIGHVSGFAGGVLAALAVYREPAGMTRR; translated from the coding sequence ATGACAATGGTCAGCATGGCCAACCCCTCACCCGTTCGGCAGCGCCGCGGCCTGGATCGCGTCCTCAGCCGGCTCGGCGGCACCGCCGTGATTCCCCTGCTGATCCTCTCCGTGGCCTGGGGTCAGGAGCTGATCGATCAGATTTTCTTTGCCGGGACCTGGAATCTGCCGATGCTGCCGGGGGGTTCAGTCCTCGGGGTGGTCACAGCCCCGTTCAGCCACGCCGACCTGGGCCACCTGCTCGGCAACAGCCTCTGGTTCCTGCCGCTCTCCTGGCTGGTGCTGCTCAAGAGCTGGCACGACTACCTGGCCGTGTGGGTGGGGGTGTATGTGATGGCGATCCCGGTCTGGCTGTTCTCCAGCAACGGCAGCCATGGACTCTCCGGAGTGGTCTTCGCTCTGGTGGGCTACCTGATCGTGATCGGCTTCCTGGAGCGGCGCCCGCTGCCCCTGCTGCTCTCCCTGTTCAGCCTGGTGAGCTACGGCGGATTCCTGCCCGGCCTGCTGCCCTTCTTCACTCCGGCAGGAGTGAGCTGGATCGGCCATGTCAGCGGCTTCGCCGGCGGGGTGCTCGCCGCCCTGGCCGTGTACCGGGAGCCGGCGGGAATGACCAGGAGATGA
- a CDS encoding potassium channel family protein, which yields MRFPHRARLTSEARQRRRHRFYAHLLLITLLVMACLALARNLHSLAGIGYSLTTMLLMVELEGSIRHGGKVNRLDLPYRLLGLLTLLAQWFWYFTPLTHRESGWPLLVLTTLFVGWSVLRLVGFLAEEQKVNGRVLMGAVSGYLLLGLTAGLLFTGLETIQPGSFSSLHDPGGSLFATGPISQASPQVQLLDFARLNYFAFVCLSTLGLGDVLPTSPLSQMSAVAFSVIGPIYMAIVMGLLIGRYAAGKGARTDHDEPPGP from the coding sequence TTGCGCTTCCCCCATCGCGCCAGACTCACCAGCGAGGCACGCCAGAGGCGCCGTCACCGCTTCTATGCCCACCTGCTGCTGATCACCCTGCTGGTGATGGCCTGCCTGGCGCTGGCCAGGAATCTGCACAGCCTTGCCGGGATTGGCTACAGCCTGACCACCATGCTGCTGATGGTGGAACTGGAAGGCTCCATCCGCCATGGCGGCAAGGTCAATCGCCTGGATCTGCCCTACCGGCTGCTCGGTCTGCTCACCCTGCTGGCCCAGTGGTTCTGGTACTTCACGCCCTTGACGCACCGAGAAAGCGGCTGGCCTCTGCTCGTGCTCACCACTCTGTTCGTGGGCTGGAGCGTGCTGCGTCTGGTGGGGTTCCTGGCGGAGGAACAGAAGGTGAACGGGAGGGTGCTGATGGGGGCTGTCTCGGGTTACCTGCTGCTGGGCCTGACCGCAGGCCTGTTGTTCACGGGTCTGGAGACGATCCAGCCCGGAAGCTTCTCGAGCCTGCACGACCCTGGGGGGTCGCTGTTCGCCACGGGTCCGATCAGCCAGGCCAGTCCCCAGGTGCAGCTGCTGGATTTTGCTCGGCTCAACTACTTCGCCTTTGTCTGCCTGAGCACCCTGGGCCTCGGTGATGTGCTGCCGACCTCGCCCCTCTCCCAGATGAGTGCCGTGGCTTTCAGCGTGATCGGCCCGATCTACATGGCCATCGTGATGGGGTTGCTGATCGGGCGTTATGCGGCCGGCAAGGGGGCCCGGACGGATCATGATGAACCTCCTGGCCCCTGA
- a CDS encoding SOS response-associated peptidase, whose protein sequence is MCGRFCLTTDLDRLLPRLGGRLPAELERHYAPRPLIQPGQPVLALCQEHGLIASALMLWGLLPEWAKDPLNAPRPFNARSETVAEKASFRGAWRHRRCLLPADGFLEKGWLIRRLDRQPFWLAGIWDRWIGPDGSELESCCVLTTSPNALVKPLHQRMPVLLPDGLEQAWLAPADGAGLRALEPLLTGWDPSGWEALPPQRSREQLSLFA, encoded by the coding sequence ATGTGTGGTCGGTTCTGCCTCACCACCGACCTGGATCGGCTCCTGCCCCGACTGGGCGGCCGCCTGCCGGCCGAGCTGGAGCGGCACTACGCACCCCGTCCCCTGATCCAGCCAGGCCAGCCGGTACTGGCACTGTGCCAGGAGCACGGGCTGATCGCCAGTGCCCTGATGCTCTGGGGCCTGCTGCCGGAGTGGGCCAAGGATCCTCTCAATGCGCCGAGGCCCTTCAATGCGCGAAGTGAAACCGTGGCCGAGAAGGCCTCCTTCCGTGGCGCCTGGCGGCACCGCCGCTGCCTGCTGCCGGCCGATGGCTTCCTGGAGAAGGGCTGGCTGATCCGCCGGCTCGACCGGCAACCCTTCTGGCTGGCGGGGATCTGGGACCGCTGGATCGGTCCCGACGGCAGCGAACTGGAGAGCTGCTGTGTGCTCACCACCAGCCCCAACGCCCTGGTGAAACCCCTCCACCAGCGCATGCCCGTGCTTCTCCCCGATGGTCTCGAGCAGGCCTGGCTCGCTCCGGCCGATGGGGCCGGCCTGCGGGCTCTCGAGCCCCTGCTCACAGGCTGGGATCCCAGCGGCTGGGAGGCCCTGCCGCCGCAGCGGTCCCGGGAGCAGCTCTCTCTCTTCGCCTGA
- a CDS encoding Nif11-like leader peptide family RiPP precursor yields the protein MGLHHLDAFLLHARSSASLQERLQQPLDLEAFLQLARQEGFPVEEGDVLAAQQREEGQLSDEELQQRAGIEARRLRTFIPG from the coding sequence GTGGGCCTGCATCACCTGGACGCCTTCCTGCTCCATGCCCGCAGCTCGGCGTCGCTGCAGGAGCGCCTGCAGCAGCCCCTTGATCTGGAGGCCTTCCTGCAATTGGCCCGCCAGGAGGGTTTCCCCGTTGAGGAGGGCGACGTGCTTGCCGCCCAGCAGCGGGAGGAGGGCCAGCTGAGCGATGAGGAGCTGCAACAACGGGCCGGCATCGAAGCCCGGCGGCTACGCACGTTCATCCCCGGCTGA